A single genomic interval of Bos taurus isolate L1 Dominette 01449 registration number 42190680 breed Hereford chromosome 6, ARS-UCD2.0, whole genome shotgun sequence harbors:
- the CTBP1 gene encoding C-terminal-binding protein 1 isoform X2: protein MGSSHLLNKGLPLGVRPPIMNGPMHPRPLVALLDGRDCTVEMPILKDVATVAFCDAQSTQEIHEKVLNEAVGALMYHTITLTREDLEKFKALRIIVRIGSGFDNIDIKSAGDLGIAVCNVPAASVEETADSTMCHILNLYRRTTWLHQALREGTRVQSVEQIREVASGAARIRGETLGVIGLGRVGQAVALRAKAFGFNVLFYDPYLADGTERALGLQRVSTLQDLLFHSDCVTLHCGLNEHNHHLINDFTVKQMRQGAFLVNTARGGLVDEKALAQALKEGRIRGAALDVHESEPFSFSQGPLKDAPNLICTPHAAWYSEQASIEMREEAAREIRRAITGRIPDSLKNCVNKDHLAAATHWASVDPAVVHPELNGAAYRYPPGVVGVAPSGIPAAVEGIVPSAMSLSHGLPPVSHPPHAPSPGQTVKPEADRDHASDQL from the exons ATGGGCAGCTCGCACTTGCTCAACAAGGGCCTGCCGCTCG GCGTCCGACCTCCGATCATGAACGGGCCCATGCACCCCCGGCCCCTGGTGGCGCTGCTGGACGGCCGGGACTGCACGGTGGAGATGCCCATCCTGAAGGACGTGGCCACCGTGGCCTTCTGTGACGCGCAGTCCACGCAGGAGATCCACGAGAAG GTCCTGAACGAGGCCGTGGGCGCGCTGATGTACCACACCATCACGCTGACCAGGGAGGATCTGGAGAAGTTCAAGGCTCTGCGGATAATCGTGCGCATCGGCAGCGGCTTCGACAACATTGACATCAAGTCGGCCGGGGACCTAG GCATTGCCGTCTGCAACGTGCCGGCCGCATCCGTGGAGGAGACCGCTGACTCCACCATGTGCCACATCCTCAACCTGTACCGCAGGACCACGTGGCTGCACCAGGCGCTGCGGGAGGGCACGCGCGTCCAGAGCGTTGAGCAGATCCGGGAGGTGGCCTCCGGAGCCGCCAGGATCCGCGGGGAGACCCTGGGCGTCATCGGGCTAG GGCGCGTGGGGCAGGCGGTGGCACTGCGGGCCAAGGCCTTTGGCTTCAACGTGCTCTTCTACGACCCCTACCTGGCGGACGGCACGGAGCGGGCGCTGGGGCTGCAGCGGGTCAGCACGCTGCAGGACCTGCTCTTCCACAGCGACTGCGTGACCCTGCACTGCGGCCTCAACGAGCACAACCACCACCTCATCAACGACTTCACCGTCAAGCAG ATGAGacaaggggctttcctggtgaacACGGCCCGGGGAGGCCTGGTGGACGAGAAGGCTCTGGCCCAGGCCCTGAAGGAGGGGCGGATCCGTGGCGCAGCCCTGGACGTGCACGAGTCAGAGCCCTTCAG CTTTAGCCAGGGCCCCTTGAAGGACGCGCCCAACCTGATCTGCACCCCGCATGCGGCCTGGTACAGCGAGCAGGCCTCCATCGAGATGCGTGAGGAGGCAGCCAGGGAGATCCGGAGAGCCATCACAG GCCGGATCCCCGACAGCCTGAAGAACTGCGTCAACAAGGACCACCTGGCGGCCGCCACCCACTGGGCCAGCGTGGACCCCGCCGTGGTACACCCTGAGCTCAATGGGGCCGCCTACAG GTACCCCCCGGGCGTGGTAGGCGTGGCACCCAGCGGCATCCCGGCCGCCGTGGAGGGCATCGTCCCCAGCGCGATGTCCCTGTCCCACGGCCTGCCCCCCGTCTCCCACCCTCCCCACGCCCCTTCTCCCGGCCAAACCGTCAAGCCCGAGGCGGATAGAGACCATGCGAGCGACCAGTTGTAG
- the CTBP1 gene encoding C-terminal-binding protein 1 isoform X1: MGSSHLLNKGLPLGVRPPIMNGPMHPRPLVALLDGRDCTVEMPILKDVATVAFCDAQSTQEIHEKVLNEAVGALMYHTITLTREDLEKFKALRIIVRIGSGFDNIDIKSAGDLGIAVCNVPAASVEETADSTMCHILNLYRRTTWLHQALREGTRVQSVEQIREVASGAARIRGETLGVIGLGRVGQAVALRAKAFGFNVLFYDPYLADGTERALGLQRVSTLQDLLFHSDCVTLHCGLNEHNHHLINDFTVKQMRQGAFLVNTARGGLVDEKALAQALKEGRIRGAALDVHESEPFSFSQGPLKDAPNLICTPHAAWYSEQASIEMREEAAREIRRAITGRIPDSLKNCVNKDHLAAATHWASVDPAVVHPELNGAAYSRYPPGVVGVAPSGIPAAVEGIVPSAMSLSHGLPPVSHPPHAPSPGQTVKPEADRDHASDQL, translated from the exons ATGGGCAGCTCGCACTTGCTCAACAAGGGCCTGCCGCTCG GCGTCCGACCTCCGATCATGAACGGGCCCATGCACCCCCGGCCCCTGGTGGCGCTGCTGGACGGCCGGGACTGCACGGTGGAGATGCCCATCCTGAAGGACGTGGCCACCGTGGCCTTCTGTGACGCGCAGTCCACGCAGGAGATCCACGAGAAG GTCCTGAACGAGGCCGTGGGCGCGCTGATGTACCACACCATCACGCTGACCAGGGAGGATCTGGAGAAGTTCAAGGCTCTGCGGATAATCGTGCGCATCGGCAGCGGCTTCGACAACATTGACATCAAGTCGGCCGGGGACCTAG GCATTGCCGTCTGCAACGTGCCGGCCGCATCCGTGGAGGAGACCGCTGACTCCACCATGTGCCACATCCTCAACCTGTACCGCAGGACCACGTGGCTGCACCAGGCGCTGCGGGAGGGCACGCGCGTCCAGAGCGTTGAGCAGATCCGGGAGGTGGCCTCCGGAGCCGCCAGGATCCGCGGGGAGACCCTGGGCGTCATCGGGCTAG GGCGCGTGGGGCAGGCGGTGGCACTGCGGGCCAAGGCCTTTGGCTTCAACGTGCTCTTCTACGACCCCTACCTGGCGGACGGCACGGAGCGGGCGCTGGGGCTGCAGCGGGTCAGCACGCTGCAGGACCTGCTCTTCCACAGCGACTGCGTGACCCTGCACTGCGGCCTCAACGAGCACAACCACCACCTCATCAACGACTTCACCGTCAAGCAG ATGAGacaaggggctttcctggtgaacACGGCCCGGGGAGGCCTGGTGGACGAGAAGGCTCTGGCCCAGGCCCTGAAGGAGGGGCGGATCCGTGGCGCAGCCCTGGACGTGCACGAGTCAGAGCCCTTCAG CTTTAGCCAGGGCCCCTTGAAGGACGCGCCCAACCTGATCTGCACCCCGCATGCGGCCTGGTACAGCGAGCAGGCCTCCATCGAGATGCGTGAGGAGGCAGCCAGGGAGATCCGGAGAGCCATCACAG GCCGGATCCCCGACAGCCTGAAGAACTGCGTCAACAAGGACCACCTGGCGGCCGCCACCCACTGGGCCAGCGTGGACCCCGCCGTGGTACACCCTGAGCTCAATGGGGCCGCCTACAG CAGGTACCCCCCGGGCGTGGTAGGCGTGGCACCCAGCGGCATCCCGGCCGCCGTGGAGGGCATCGTCCCCAGCGCGATGTCCCTGTCCCACGGCCTGCCCCCCGTCTCCCACCCTCCCCACGCCCCTTCTCCCGGCCAAACCGTCAAGCCCGAGGCGGATAGAGACCATGCGAGCGACCAGTTGTAG
- the CTBP1 gene encoding C-terminal-binding protein 1 isoform X3 — protein MAGVRPPIMNGPMHPRPLVALLDGRDCTVEMPILKDVATVAFCDAQSTQEIHEKVLNEAVGALMYHTITLTREDLEKFKALRIIVRIGSGFDNIDIKSAGDLGIAVCNVPAASVEETADSTMCHILNLYRRTTWLHQALREGTRVQSVEQIREVASGAARIRGETLGVIGLGRVGQAVALRAKAFGFNVLFYDPYLADGTERALGLQRVSTLQDLLFHSDCVTLHCGLNEHNHHLINDFTVKQMRQGAFLVNTARGGLVDEKALAQALKEGRIRGAALDVHESEPFSFSQGPLKDAPNLICTPHAAWYSEQASIEMREEAAREIRRAITGRIPDSLKNCVNKDHLAAATHWASVDPAVVHPELNGAAYSRYPPGVVGVAPSGIPAAVEGIVPSAMSLSHGLPPVSHPPHAPSPGQTVKPEADRDHASDQL, from the exons ATGGCAG GCGTCCGACCTCCGATCATGAACGGGCCCATGCACCCCCGGCCCCTGGTGGCGCTGCTGGACGGCCGGGACTGCACGGTGGAGATGCCCATCCTGAAGGACGTGGCCACCGTGGCCTTCTGTGACGCGCAGTCCACGCAGGAGATCCACGAGAAG GTCCTGAACGAGGCCGTGGGCGCGCTGATGTACCACACCATCACGCTGACCAGGGAGGATCTGGAGAAGTTCAAGGCTCTGCGGATAATCGTGCGCATCGGCAGCGGCTTCGACAACATTGACATCAAGTCGGCCGGGGACCTAG GCATTGCCGTCTGCAACGTGCCGGCCGCATCCGTGGAGGAGACCGCTGACTCCACCATGTGCCACATCCTCAACCTGTACCGCAGGACCACGTGGCTGCACCAGGCGCTGCGGGAGGGCACGCGCGTCCAGAGCGTTGAGCAGATCCGGGAGGTGGCCTCCGGAGCCGCCAGGATCCGCGGGGAGACCCTGGGCGTCATCGGGCTAG GGCGCGTGGGGCAGGCGGTGGCACTGCGGGCCAAGGCCTTTGGCTTCAACGTGCTCTTCTACGACCCCTACCTGGCGGACGGCACGGAGCGGGCGCTGGGGCTGCAGCGGGTCAGCACGCTGCAGGACCTGCTCTTCCACAGCGACTGCGTGACCCTGCACTGCGGCCTCAACGAGCACAACCACCACCTCATCAACGACTTCACCGTCAAGCAG ATGAGacaaggggctttcctggtgaacACGGCCCGGGGAGGCCTGGTGGACGAGAAGGCTCTGGCCCAGGCCCTGAAGGAGGGGCGGATCCGTGGCGCAGCCCTGGACGTGCACGAGTCAGAGCCCTTCAG CTTTAGCCAGGGCCCCTTGAAGGACGCGCCCAACCTGATCTGCACCCCGCATGCGGCCTGGTACAGCGAGCAGGCCTCCATCGAGATGCGTGAGGAGGCAGCCAGGGAGATCCGGAGAGCCATCACAG GCCGGATCCCCGACAGCCTGAAGAACTGCGTCAACAAGGACCACCTGGCGGCCGCCACCCACTGGGCCAGCGTGGACCCCGCCGTGGTACACCCTGAGCTCAATGGGGCCGCCTACAG CAGGTACCCCCCGGGCGTGGTAGGCGTGGCACCCAGCGGCATCCCGGCCGCCGTGGAGGGCATCGTCCCCAGCGCGATGTCCCTGTCCCACGGCCTGCCCCCCGTCTCCCACCCTCCCCACGCCCCTTCTCCCGGCCAAACCGTCAAGCCCGAGGCGGATAGAGACCATGCGAGCGACCAGTTGTAG